The following are encoded together in the Pan troglodytes isolate AG18354 chromosome 6, NHGRI_mPanTro3-v2.0_pri, whole genome shotgun sequence genome:
- the CYTH3 gene encoding cytohesin-3 isoform X2, with product MDEDGGGEGGGVPEDLSLEEREELLDIRRRKKELIDDIEGIQFLIENDLLQSSPEDVAQFLYKGEGLNKTVIGDYLGERDEFNIKVLQAFVELHEFADLNLVQALRQFLWSFRLPGEAQKIDRMMEAFASRYCLCNPGVFQSTDTCYVLSFAIIMLNTSLHNHNVRDKPTAERFIAMNRGINEGGDLPEELLRNLYESIKNEPFKIPEDDGNDLTHTFFNPDREGWLLKLGGRVKTWKRRWFILTDNCLYYFEYTTDKEPRGIIPLENLSIREVEDPRKPNCFELYNPSHKGQVIKACKTEADGRVVEGNHVVYRISAPSPEEKEEWMKSIKASISRDPFYDMLATRKRRIANKK from the exons tgcCTGAAGACCTCTCattagaagagagagaagaacttCTAGACATTCGTCGAAGAAAAAAGGAACTTATTGATGACattgag GGAATTCAGTTTCTAATAGAAAATGACCTGCTACAGAGTTCCCCAGAAGACGTCGCCCAGTTCCTTTATAAAGGAGAAGGCCTAAATAAGACCGTCATTGGGGACTACCTGGGTGAAAG GGATGAATTTAATATTAAAGTTCTTCAAGCCTTTGTTGAACTCCATGAGTTTGCTGATCTCAACCTTGTACAAGCCTTAAG GCAGTTCTTATGGAGCTTCAGGCTGCCCGGGGAGGCGCAGAAGATTGATCGCATGATGGAGGCTTTCGCTTCTCGCTACTGCCTGTGCAACCCCGGGGTCTTCCAGTCCACAG ACACGTGCTACGTGCTGTCATTCGCCATCATCATGCTCAACACCAGCCTCCACAACCACAACGTGCGTGACAAGCCCACGGCAGAACGGTTCATCGCCATGAACCGCGGCATCAACGAGGGCGGGGACCTCCCTGAGGAGCTGCTGAGG AATTTGTATGAGAGCATTAAGAACGAGCCGTTTAAGATCCCGGAGGACGACGGGAACGACCTGACCCACACCTTCTTCAACCCCGACCGCGAGGGCTGGCTCCTGAAGCTGG GAGGGCGTGTGAAGACCTGGAAGCGCCGGTGGTTCATCTTGACCGATAACTGCCTCTATTACTTTGAATACACAACA GATAAGGAGCCCAGGGGAATCATCCCGTTGGAAAACCTCAGCATCAGGGAGGTGGAGGACCCCCGGAAACCC AACTGTTTTGAGCTCTACAATCCCAGCCACAAAGGGCAGGTCATCAAGGCCTGTAAGACGGAGGCCGACGGCCGCGTGGTAGAGGGGAACCATGTGGTGTACCGGATCTCAGCCCCCAGCccggaggagaaggaggagtggATGAAATCCATCAA aGCCAGTATCAGCAGAGATCCCTTCTATGACATGTTGGCAACGAGGAAACGAAGGATTGCCAATAAAAAATAG
- the CYTH3 gene encoding cytohesin-3 isoform X1 has product MPASMLVPEDLSLEEREELLDIRRRKKELIDDIERLKYEIAEVMTEIDNLTSVEESKTTQRNKQIAMGRKKFNMDPKKGIQFLIENDLLQSSPEDVAQFLYKGEGLNKTVIGDYLGERDEFNIKVLQAFVELHEFADLNLVQALRQFLWSFRLPGEAQKIDRMMEAFASRYCLCNPGVFQSTDTCYVLSFAIIMLNTSLHNHNVRDKPTAERFIAMNRGINEGGDLPEELLRNLYESIKNEPFKIPEDDGNDLTHTFFNPDREGWLLKLGGRVKTWKRRWFILTDNCLYYFEYTTDKEPRGIIPLENLSIREVEDPRKPNCFELYNPSHKGQVIKACKTEADGRVVEGNHVVYRISAPSPEEKEEWMKSIKASISRDPFYDMLATRKRRIANKK; this is encoded by the exons tgcCTGAAGACCTCTCattagaagagagagaagaacttCTAGACATTCGTCGAAGAAAAAAGGAACTTATTGATGACattgag AGGCTGAAATATGAAATTGCAGAGGTGATGACAGAGATCGACAATCTAACTTCCGTAGAGGAGAG CAAAACGACTCAGAGGAACAAACAGATAGCCatgggaagaaagaaattcaacatgGATCCCAAAAAG GGAATTCAGTTTCTAATAGAAAATGACCTGCTACAGAGTTCCCCAGAAGACGTCGCCCAGTTCCTTTATAAAGGAGAAGGCCTAAATAAGACCGTCATTGGGGACTACCTGGGTGAAAG GGATGAATTTAATATTAAAGTTCTTCAAGCCTTTGTTGAACTCCATGAGTTTGCTGATCTCAACCTTGTACAAGCCTTAAG GCAGTTCTTATGGAGCTTCAGGCTGCCCGGGGAGGCGCAGAAGATTGATCGCATGATGGAGGCTTTCGCTTCTCGCTACTGCCTGTGCAACCCCGGGGTCTTCCAGTCCACAG ACACGTGCTACGTGCTGTCATTCGCCATCATCATGCTCAACACCAGCCTCCACAACCACAACGTGCGTGACAAGCCCACGGCAGAACGGTTCATCGCCATGAACCGCGGCATCAACGAGGGCGGGGACCTCCCTGAGGAGCTGCTGAGG AATTTGTATGAGAGCATTAAGAACGAGCCGTTTAAGATCCCGGAGGACGACGGGAACGACCTGACCCACACCTTCTTCAACCCCGACCGCGAGGGCTGGCTCCTGAAGCTGG GAGGGCGTGTGAAGACCTGGAAGCGCCGGTGGTTCATCTTGACCGATAACTGCCTCTATTACTTTGAATACACAACA GATAAGGAGCCCAGGGGAATCATCCCGTTGGAAAACCTCAGCATCAGGGAGGTGGAGGACCCCCGGAAACCC AACTGTTTTGAGCTCTACAATCCCAGCCACAAAGGGCAGGTCATCAAGGCCTGTAAGACGGAGGCCGACGGCCGCGTGGTAGAGGGGAACCATGTGGTGTACCGGATCTCAGCCCCCAGCccggaggagaaggaggagtggATGAAATCCATCAA aGCCAGTATCAGCAGAGATCCCTTCTATGACATGTTGGCAACGAGGAAACGAAGGATTGCCAATAAAAAATAG
- the CYTH3 gene encoding cytohesin-3 — translation MDEDGGGEGGGVPEDLSLEEREELLDIRRRKKELIDDIERLKYEIAEVMTEIDNLTSVEESKTTQRNKQIAMGRKKFNMDPKKGIQFLIENDLLQSSPEDVAQFLYKGEGLNKTVIGDYLGERDEFNIKVLQAFVELHEFADLNLVQALRQFLWSFRLPGEAQKIDRMMEAFASRYCLCNPGVFQSTDTCYVLSFAIIMLNTSLHNHNVRDKPTAERFIAMNRGINEGGDLPEELLRNLYESIKNEPFKIPEDDGNDLTHTFFNPDREGWLLKLGGRVKTWKRRWFILTDNCLYYFEYTTDKEPRGIIPLENLSIREVEDPRKPNCFELYNPSHKGQVIKACKTEADGRVVEGNHVVYRISAPSPEEKEEWMKSIKASISRDPFYDMLATRKRRIANKK, via the exons tgcCTGAAGACCTCTCattagaagagagagaagaacttCTAGACATTCGTCGAAGAAAAAAGGAACTTATTGATGACattgag AGGCTGAAATATGAAATTGCAGAGGTGATGACAGAGATCGACAATCTAACTTCCGTAGAGGAGAG CAAAACGACTCAGAGGAACAAACAGATAGCCatgggaagaaagaaattcaacatgGATCCCAAAAAG GGAATTCAGTTTCTAATAGAAAATGACCTGCTACAGAGTTCCCCAGAAGACGTCGCCCAGTTCCTTTATAAAGGAGAAGGCCTAAATAAGACCGTCATTGGGGACTACCTGGGTGAAAG GGATGAATTTAATATTAAAGTTCTTCAAGCCTTTGTTGAACTCCATGAGTTTGCTGATCTCAACCTTGTACAAGCCTTAAG GCAGTTCTTATGGAGCTTCAGGCTGCCCGGGGAGGCGCAGAAGATTGATCGCATGATGGAGGCTTTCGCTTCTCGCTACTGCCTGTGCAACCCCGGGGTCTTCCAGTCCACAG ACACGTGCTACGTGCTGTCATTCGCCATCATCATGCTCAACACCAGCCTCCACAACCACAACGTGCGTGACAAGCCCACGGCAGAACGGTTCATCGCCATGAACCGCGGCATCAACGAGGGCGGGGACCTCCCTGAGGAGCTGCTGAGG AATTTGTATGAGAGCATTAAGAACGAGCCGTTTAAGATCCCGGAGGACGACGGGAACGACCTGACCCACACCTTCTTCAACCCCGACCGCGAGGGCTGGCTCCTGAAGCTGG GAGGGCGTGTGAAGACCTGGAAGCGCCGGTGGTTCATCTTGACCGATAACTGCCTCTATTACTTTGAATACACAACA GATAAGGAGCCCAGGGGAATCATCCCGTTGGAAAACCTCAGCATCAGGGAGGTGGAGGACCCCCGGAAACCC AACTGTTTTGAGCTCTACAATCCCAGCCACAAAGGGCAGGTCATCAAGGCCTGTAAGACGGAGGCCGACGGCCGCGTGGTAGAGGGGAACCATGTGGTGTACCGGATCTCAGCCCCCAGCccggaggagaaggaggagtggATGAAATCCATCAA aGCCAGTATCAGCAGAGATCCCTTCTATGACATGTTGGCAACGAGGAAACGAAGGATTGCCAATAAAAAATAG
- the CYTH3 gene encoding cytohesin-3 isoform X3, whose translation MTEIDNLTSVEESKTTQRNKQIAMGRKKFNMDPKKGIQFLIENDLLQSSPEDVAQFLYKGEGLNKTVIGDYLGERDEFNIKVLQAFVELHEFADLNLVQALRQFLWSFRLPGEAQKIDRMMEAFASRYCLCNPGVFQSTDTCYVLSFAIIMLNTSLHNHNVRDKPTAERFIAMNRGINEGGDLPEELLRNLYESIKNEPFKIPEDDGNDLTHTFFNPDREGWLLKLGGRVKTWKRRWFILTDNCLYYFEYTTDKEPRGIIPLENLSIREVEDPRKPNCFELYNPSHKGQVIKACKTEADGRVVEGNHVVYRISAPSPEEKEEWMKSIKASISRDPFYDMLATRKRRIANKK comes from the exons ATGACAGAGATCGACAATCTAACTTCCGTAGAGGAGAG CAAAACGACTCAGAGGAACAAACAGATAGCCatgggaagaaagaaattcaacatgGATCCCAAAAAG GGAATTCAGTTTCTAATAGAAAATGACCTGCTACAGAGTTCCCCAGAAGACGTCGCCCAGTTCCTTTATAAAGGAGAAGGCCTAAATAAGACCGTCATTGGGGACTACCTGGGTGAAAG GGATGAATTTAATATTAAAGTTCTTCAAGCCTTTGTTGAACTCCATGAGTTTGCTGATCTCAACCTTGTACAAGCCTTAAG GCAGTTCTTATGGAGCTTCAGGCTGCCCGGGGAGGCGCAGAAGATTGATCGCATGATGGAGGCTTTCGCTTCTCGCTACTGCCTGTGCAACCCCGGGGTCTTCCAGTCCACAG ACACGTGCTACGTGCTGTCATTCGCCATCATCATGCTCAACACCAGCCTCCACAACCACAACGTGCGTGACAAGCCCACGGCAGAACGGTTCATCGCCATGAACCGCGGCATCAACGAGGGCGGGGACCTCCCTGAGGAGCTGCTGAGG AATTTGTATGAGAGCATTAAGAACGAGCCGTTTAAGATCCCGGAGGACGACGGGAACGACCTGACCCACACCTTCTTCAACCCCGACCGCGAGGGCTGGCTCCTGAAGCTGG GAGGGCGTGTGAAGACCTGGAAGCGCCGGTGGTTCATCTTGACCGATAACTGCCTCTATTACTTTGAATACACAACA GATAAGGAGCCCAGGGGAATCATCCCGTTGGAAAACCTCAGCATCAGGGAGGTGGAGGACCCCCGGAAACCC AACTGTTTTGAGCTCTACAATCCCAGCCACAAAGGGCAGGTCATCAAGGCCTGTAAGACGGAGGCCGACGGCCGCGTGGTAGAGGGGAACCATGTGGTGTACCGGATCTCAGCCCCCAGCccggaggagaaggaggagtggATGAAATCCATCAA aGCCAGTATCAGCAGAGATCCCTTCTATGACATGTTGGCAACGAGGAAACGAAGGATTGCCAATAAAAAATAG
- the CYTH3 gene encoding cytohesin-3 isoform X4 → MALPQLHTAMLAAFLWDPRDVVLTAQPGAEQCAESSQHIRILQLQFRLIRFRFWKLYIQRRVQAWQFLWSFRLPGEAQKIDRMMEAFASRYCLCNPGVFQSTDTCYVLSFAIIMLNTSLHNHNVRDKPTAERFIAMNRGINEGGDLPEELLRNLYESIKNEPFKIPEDDGNDLTHTFFNPDREGWLLKLGGRVKTWKRRWFILTDNCLYYFEYTTDKEPRGIIPLENLSIREVEDPRKPNCFELYNPSHKGQVIKACKTEADGRVVEGNHVVYRISAPSPEEKEEWMKSIKASISRDPFYDMLATRKRRIANKK, encoded by the exons ATGGCCTTACCTCAACTGCACACTGCAATGTTGGCAGCGTTTCTGTGGGACCCTCGTGATGTTGTGCTCACAGCGCAGCCTGGGGCTGAACAGTGCGCTGAGAGTTCGCAACATATAAGAATCCTGCAGCTGCAGTTCAGGCTTATCAGATTCCGTTTCTGGAAGCTGTACATCCAGAGAAGGGTGCAGGCCTG GCAGTTCTTATGGAGCTTCAGGCTGCCCGGGGAGGCGCAGAAGATTGATCGCATGATGGAGGCTTTCGCTTCTCGCTACTGCCTGTGCAACCCCGGGGTCTTCCAGTCCACAG ACACGTGCTACGTGCTGTCATTCGCCATCATCATGCTCAACACCAGCCTCCACAACCACAACGTGCGTGACAAGCCCACGGCAGAACGGTTCATCGCCATGAACCGCGGCATCAACGAGGGCGGGGACCTCCCTGAGGAGCTGCTGAGG AATTTGTATGAGAGCATTAAGAACGAGCCGTTTAAGATCCCGGAGGACGACGGGAACGACCTGACCCACACCTTCTTCAACCCCGACCGCGAGGGCTGGCTCCTGAAGCTGG GAGGGCGTGTGAAGACCTGGAAGCGCCGGTGGTTCATCTTGACCGATAACTGCCTCTATTACTTTGAATACACAACA GATAAGGAGCCCAGGGGAATCATCCCGTTGGAAAACCTCAGCATCAGGGAGGTGGAGGACCCCCGGAAACCC AACTGTTTTGAGCTCTACAATCCCAGCCACAAAGGGCAGGTCATCAAGGCCTGTAAGACGGAGGCCGACGGCCGCGTGGTAGAGGGGAACCATGTGGTGTACCGGATCTCAGCCCCCAGCccggaggagaaggaggagtggATGAAATCCATCAA aGCCAGTATCAGCAGAGATCCCTTCTATGACATGTTGGCAACGAGGAAACGAAGGATTGCCAATAAAAAATAG